The Nocardioides zeae genome includes the window GATCCCCGAGGTCACCGGGCCGGACGGGCTCTGTGCCGACCTGGTGACCCCCGGCGACGTCGGCGAGCTCGAGCAGGCGCTGGGTGCGCTGCTCGACGACCCGGAGCGTCGCGAGCGCATGGGTCGCGCCGGCCGCGAGCGGGTGCGGGCCGAGTTCAGCTGGCGGGCGGTGGCCAGGGCCACCGCGCAGGCCTACGAGGACGTCGTCGCGGTGACGCGCGGACGCCAGGACCACGCCGCGCACGTCGCGTCGGCCGAGTGAGGAGCGAGCAGGATGCTGACCGTTGACTTCGACCGGTTGGGCCTGCGGCCCGGCGAGCGCGTGCTCGACATGGGCTGCGGTGCCGGCCGGCACGCCTTCGAGATGTACCGCCGCGGCGCCGACGTCGTGGCCTTCGACCAGGACGCCGACGAGCTCGCCGGGGTGCGGGACCTCTTCGGCGCGATGAAGGAGGCCGGCGAGGTGCCTGCGGGCGCCGAGGCGGACACCAAGGAGGGCGACGCCCTCGGGCTGCCGTTCGCCGACGGCGAGTTCGACCGTGTCGTCGCCGCCGAGGTCCTCGAGCACATCCCCGCCGACCTCCAGGCGATCGACGAGCTCGTGCGCGTGCTGCGTCCGGGCGGGACGCTGGCCGTCAGCGTGCCGCGGTGGCTCCCGGAGGCCATCTGCTGGCAGCTGTCGACGGAGTACCACGACACGCCCGGCGGCCACATCCGCATCTACACCGACAAGGAGCTCGTCACGAAGGTGACGAACGCCGGCCTCGAGCTCGTGGGCAAGGACTACGCGCACGGCCTGCACGCGCCGTACTGGTGGATCAAGTGCGCCGTCGGCGTGCGCAACGACGACCACCCGCTCGCGAGGGCGTACCACCGGCTCCTCGTCTGGGAGATCATGAAGCAGCCGCGTGCGCTGCGCCTGGCGGGCCGCGTGCTCGACCCGCTGATCGGCAAGAGCCTCGTCCTCTACTTCCGCAAGCCCGCATGAGCGGCGCCGGGAGCGCCGCCGAGAGCGTGGGCCACGCCGTGCCCGCGGTCGCCGGCGTGCTGAGCGCCGAGGAGGTACGCCGCACGGCCGCCTCCATCGCCGCGATGCAGCACCCGGACGGTGCGATCCCGTGGACGACCGGCGACAAGACCGACGCCTGGAACCACGTCGAGGCGGCCATGGCGCTGCTCGTCGGCGGCGAGGTCGAGGCGGCCGAGCGCGCCTACGACTGGTGCCGGGCCCAGCAGCGGGCGGACGGCTCGTGGCCGGTCAAGGTCGTCGGCACGGAGGTCGCCGACGACAGCGGCGAGTCGAACATGACGGCGTACGTCGCGGTGGGGGTCTGGCACCACTGGCTCGTCCGGCGCGACCGGGCGTTCGTGGAGGCCGCCTGGCCGATGGTGCGCGCCGCGCTCGACTTCGTCGTCGGGAT containing:
- a CDS encoding class I SAM-dependent methyltransferase, whose translation is MLTVDFDRLGLRPGERVLDMGCGAGRHAFEMYRRGADVVAFDQDADELAGVRDLFGAMKEAGEVPAGAEADTKEGDALGLPFADGEFDRVVAAEVLEHIPADLQAIDELVRVLRPGGTLAVSVPRWLPEAICWQLSTEYHDTPGGHIRIYTDKELVTKVTNAGLELVGKDYAHGLHAPYWWIKCAVGVRNDDHPLARAYHRLLVWEIMKQPRALRLAGRVLDPLIGKSLVLYFRKPA